The following are encoded in a window of Shewanella psychrotolerans genomic DNA:
- a CDS encoding nuclear transport factor 2 family protein — protein sequence MIRYFLYSLLALTPLFAQANPGDMPEEQQMAVQYIQALTDHDYLTLGSFYNRDSIFIDRTASKKYTGRRDILEFFERAHRGVLEYNFNIEHMFNSGSLVIMIGNYHYRGPGSLFGKPGKVIELAIPGVTTVKLDLANHRVTEHEDLMDYQTMQDQLATQ from the coding sequence ATGATCAGGTATTTTTTATACAGCCTATTGGCACTAACTCCTCTATTTGCACAAGCAAATCCTGGTGATATGCCTGAAGAGCAGCAGATGGCCGTCCAGTATATTCAAGCGCTAACCGATCACGACTATCTAACTCTAGGTTCATTTTATAATCGCGACAGTATCTTTATCGATCGCACCGCCAGTAAAAAATACACAGGTAGACGCGATATCTTAGAGTTTTTCGAGCGCGCTCATCGCGGCGTGCTGGAATATAACTTCAATATTGAACACATGTTTAACTCTGGCTCATTGGTGATCATGATAGGTAACTATCACTATCGTGGCCCTGGAAGCCTGTTTGGTAAGCCAGGAAAAGTCATTGAATTGGCGATACCAGGGGTGACGACGGTAAAACTGGATTTAGCGAATCATCGCGTGACAGAGCATGAAGATCTAATGGACTATCAAACCATGCAAGATCAACTCGCGACGCAGTAA
- the tyrS gene encoding tyrosine--tRNA ligase — protein MADLDQALAEIKRGTDEILLEADLLEKLKEGRPLRIKLGADPTAPDIHLGHTVILNKMRTFQELGHEVIFLIGDFTGMVGDPSGKNSTRPPLTREQVLANAETYKEQVYKILDPAKTRIEFNSSWLEPLGAAGMIRLASQQTVARMMERDDFKKRYASGQSIAIHEFMYPLLQGYDSVALESDVELGGTDQKFNLLMGRELQKTAGQKPQTVIMMPLLEGLDGVKKMSKSAHNYIGVSEPASEMFGKIMSISDDLMWRYFDLLSFRPLTEIAQLKEDVVQGTNPRDVKILLAKEIIARFHDEAAAEAAHQEFINRFQKGALPEDIAEVELVAGEGIAIANVLKEAGLVASTSDAMRMIKQGAAKIDGVKIEDTRLQLTAGTSGVFQVGKRKFAKITLV, from the coding sequence ATGGCTGATTTAGACCAAGCATTAGCAGAAATTAAACGTGGTACCGACGAGATCCTTCTCGAAGCGGATCTGCTGGAAAAACTCAAAGAGGGTCGTCCTCTGCGCATTAAGTTGGGGGCTGATCCCACTGCGCCAGATATTCATCTTGGCCATACCGTTATTTTGAATAAGATGAGAACTTTTCAAGAACTCGGTCATGAAGTGATCTTTTTAATAGGTGATTTCACCGGTATGGTCGGCGACCCAAGTGGTAAGAACAGCACGCGTCCGCCATTGACCCGTGAACAAGTTTTGGCGAATGCCGAGACGTATAAAGAGCAAGTATACAAGATTTTAGATCCGGCTAAGACACGTATCGAGTTTAACTCTAGCTGGCTTGAGCCGCTTGGCGCTGCAGGGATGATCCGTTTAGCTTCTCAGCAAACGGTTGCGCGTATGATGGAGCGCGATGACTTTAAGAAGCGTTATGCTTCGGGTCAATCTATCGCGATTCATGAGTTTATGTATCCATTATTGCAAGGTTATGACTCAGTAGCGTTAGAGTCTGATGTTGAACTGGGTGGTACCGATCAGAAGTTTAACTTGCTGATGGGGCGTGAACTGCAAAAAACAGCGGGTCAAAAGCCACAGACGGTTATCATGATGCCGCTGCTTGAAGGCTTAGATGGCGTCAAGAAGATGTCAAAGTCTGCGCACAACTATATCGGTGTCAGTGAGCCTGCGAGTGAGATGTTCGGCAAAATCATGTCTATCTCTGATGATTTGATGTGGCGTTATTTCGATCTATTGTCGTTCCGTCCGCTTACTGAGATTGCTCAGTTAAAAGAGGATGTAGTTCAAGGGACTAACCCGAGAGATGTTAAGATCTTACTGGCGAAAGAGATCATTGCGCGTTTTCATGATGAAGCTGCTGCAGAAGCTGCGCATCAAGAATTTATCAACCGCTTTCAAAAAGGTGCTCTACCTGAAGATATCGCAGAGGTTGAGCTTGTTGCCGGTGAAGGGATTGCGATTGCTAACGTGCTAAAAGAGGCTGGCTTAGTGGCTTCAACATCAGATGCGATGCGTATGATAAAGCAAGGCGCTGCTAAGATTGATGGCGTTAAGATTGAAGATACTCGTCTACAATTGACCGCTGGGACTAGCGGGGTATTCCAAGTGGGCAAGCGTAAGTTTGCTAAAATCACTTTGGTTTAG
- a CDS encoding peptidoglycan DD-metalloendopeptidase family protein, translated as MGKVITLLKLLPRLHQIILSILVVITLTVVFLPSDDAQASRSTNSALSGSVTFSDEGKAIAPNAQAYPVPLAFRKPVPPSAAEIAQKASKANEVDLSQTALTSVTTDHDAEESVIEPNKILEHKEQFTVRSGDTLAALFKRAGLSARDVYEITQLPKAKKNLLKIMPGEEIEIVKNDAGELTKVRYHLDPISTLIISKQNSGYSEEVETKQVENRTKFAAATISSNFWNAGVGAGLTPNQIMQLATIFGWDIDFALDLRQGDNFSILFEEEYADGEFLRNGNILAAEFINQGDKYTAVRYKDGSYYSAEGRSMRKAFLRSPVDFKYVSSSFNPRRLHPVTGQVKAHRGVDYVAAVGTPIKAAGKGRVIKSGYNQYNGNYVFIKHNETYTTKYLHLKKRKVKQGQTVKQGQVIGTLGSTGRVTGAHLHYEFIVNGVHRNPRTVKLPQSLPIDKKEKQQFLALSQQLMAKLEQQQQIQLAAQ; from the coding sequence ATGGGAAAGGTAATAACACTCTTAAAATTGTTACCCAGATTACATCAAATTATATTGAGTATCTTAGTGGTGATCACCCTAACGGTGGTATTTTTACCATCCGACGATGCTCAGGCTTCCCGTTCGACTAACAGTGCGCTATCGGGGTCGGTGACCTTTTCCGACGAAGGTAAAGCCATAGCGCCAAACGCCCAAGCCTATCCCGTGCCATTAGCCTTTAGAAAGCCCGTCCCCCCAAGTGCAGCCGAAATAGCTCAAAAAGCAAGTAAAGCCAACGAAGTAGATTTAAGCCAAACCGCGCTAACCTCTGTAACAACAGATCATGATGCTGAAGAGTCGGTGATCGAACCGAATAAAATCCTTGAGCACAAGGAACAATTTACGGTTCGTAGCGGTGATACTTTAGCAGCACTATTTAAGCGCGCAGGCCTTAGCGCTCGTGACGTATATGAGATCACTCAACTGCCTAAAGCCAAAAAGAATCTACTAAAAATCATGCCCGGCGAAGAGATAGAGATCGTAAAAAATGACGCAGGTGAACTCACTAAGGTGCGTTACCACCTCGATCCCATCTCGACACTCATTATCAGTAAGCAAAACAGTGGCTATAGTGAAGAGGTCGAAACTAAACAAGTTGAAAACCGCACTAAATTTGCCGCAGCAACCATCAGCAGTAACTTTTGGAATGCAGGTGTTGGCGCAGGCCTAACACCAAATCAAATCATGCAATTAGCCACCATTTTTGGCTGGGACATCGACTTCGCCCTCGACCTAAGACAAGGCGACAATTTCTCTATCTTATTCGAAGAAGAGTATGCCGACGGTGAGTTTTTGCGTAACGGTAACATTCTTGCCGCAGAGTTTATCAACCAAGGCGATAAGTATACTGCCGTGCGCTATAAAGATGGCAGTTATTACTCAGCGGAAGGGCGCAGCATGCGTAAGGCCTTCTTGCGCTCCCCGGTTGATTTTAAATATGTGAGCTCAAGCTTCAATCCACGCAGGCTCCATCCCGTTACAGGGCAAGTCAAGGCCCACCGAGGTGTCGACTATGTCGCCGCGGTAGGCACACCGATAAAAGCGGCGGGTAAAGGCCGGGTGATCAAATCTGGTTACAATCAGTACAATGGCAACTATGTGTTTATTAAACACAACGAAACCTACACCACTAAATATCTTCACCTTAAAAAGCGTAAAGTAAAGCAAGGACAAACAGTCAAACAGGGCCAAGTGATCGGCACATTAGGCTCAACCGGTCGGGTTACTGGCGCACATCTCCATTATGAATTTATCGTCAATGGGGTTCATCGTAATCCTCGCACGGTAAAACTACCGCAGTCCTTGCCTATCGACAAAAAAGAGAAACAACAATTCCTCGCGCTTAGCCAGCAATTAATGGCTAAACTTGAACAGCAACAACAAATTCAGCTTGCTGCTCAATAG
- a CDS encoding anhydro-N-acetylmuramic acid kinase produces MTSKYYIGLMSGTSMDGVDAVLVDFSDNNITLIASHTEALPKHLLSGLQRLCKSGNDEINRVGTLDRSVGKLFAQAVNGLIDKAGITKKHVIAIGSHGQTIRHMPNLEMGFTLQIGDPNTIAALTGIDVIADFRRKDIALGGQGAPLVPAFHQQLFAKAGTKRMILNIGGISNITYLPGDATAVIGFDNGPGNTLIDAWMKQVNGEPYDKDGEWAASGTTNPQLLEQMLSHSYFSLSAPKSTGRELFNQAWMEQQTADFGYMNEADIQSTLLDLTCHSIANDCLKLTDNAELYVCGGGAFNKELLRRLTLLLPHYTVNTSAPLGVNPQWVEGIAFAWLAMRHKHGLPGNLPAVTGASREAVLGGFFPAI; encoded by the coding sequence ATGACCTCAAAATACTATATCGGCCTAATGTCGGGTACCAGCATGGATGGCGTTGACGCCGTTCTTGTGGATTTTAGTGACAACAATATCACTCTGATCGCTAGCCATACCGAAGCTCTGCCTAAACACCTGCTGAGTGGCTTACAGCGTTTATGTAAGTCAGGCAATGATGAGATTAATCGGGTTGGCACCTTAGATAGGAGTGTCGGTAAGTTATTTGCGCAAGCGGTGAATGGATTAATCGACAAAGCAGGGATAACTAAAAAGCATGTGATTGCCATTGGAAGTCACGGTCAAACAATAAGGCACATGCCAAATCTCGAGATGGGCTTTACCTTGCAAATAGGCGATCCCAATACCATTGCAGCGTTGACGGGGATCGATGTGATAGCCGATTTCAGGCGAAAGGATATCGCCCTTGGCGGCCAAGGCGCACCTTTAGTTCCCGCATTCCACCAGCAGCTGTTTGCAAAAGCAGGCACCAAACGGATGATCTTAAATATTGGTGGCATCTCTAACATCACCTATCTACCCGGTGATGCGACTGCGGTTATCGGGTTTGATAATGGCCCAGGCAACACCTTAATCGATGCTTGGATGAAGCAGGTTAACGGTGAGCCCTATGATAAAGATGGCGAATGGGCCGCCAGTGGAACCACAAACCCACAACTCTTAGAGCAGATGTTATCTCATTCTTATTTCTCACTAAGTGCGCCAAAGAGCACAGGTAGGGAACTGTTCAATCAAGCTTGGATGGAGCAACAAACCGCTGATTTTGGTTACATGAATGAGGCTGATATTCAATCGACGCTGCTCGATCTCACCTGCCACAGTATCGCTAATGATTGCCTAAAACTCACCGATAACGCCGAGCTTTATGTCTGTGGTGGCGGCGCCTTTAATAAAGAGCTGCTACGCCGCTTAACTCTGCTGTTGCCACATTATACGGTGAACACCTCAGCGCCACTTGGGGTTAACCCTCAATGGGTCGAAGGCATCGCCTTTGCTTGGCTCGCCATGCGCCATAAACATGGATTACCCGGTAACCTTCCAGCCGTAACAGGTGCCTCTAGAGAGGCTGTGCTTGGTGGATTTTTCCCAGCGATTTAA
- a CDS encoding DUF2750 domain-containing protein yields MTKSAKDASNMTPEARYDYLVEQAKTHKTLWTLQDLDGCVMLTTEDEDCIPMWPCEETAKMWAVDDWADCTPLAIPLDEWLERWVAGMQDDDLFVAVFPVQEDLGVVIPPYELEQRLTPKQRH; encoded by the coding sequence ATGACCAAAAGTGCAAAAGATGCCAGCAACATGACGCCAGAAGCGCGTTACGACTACCTCGTTGAACAAGCTAAAACTCACAAGACGTTGTGGACACTGCAAGACTTAGATGGTTGCGTAATGTTAACCACTGAAGATGAAGATTGCATACCTATGTGGCCATGTGAAGAGACAGCTAAAATGTGGGCCGTTGATGATTGGGCTGACTGCACGCCACTTGCGATCCCGCTAGATGAATGGCTAGAACGTTGGGTTGCTGGTATGCAAGATGACGATCTATTTGTTGCGGTCTTCCCTGTACAAGAAGATCTCGGAGTGGTGATCCCACCTTATGAACTAGAGCAGCGCTTAACACCAAAGCAACGCCACTAG
- the erpA gene encoding iron-sulfur cluster insertion protein ErpA — translation MTEQAEDTMPIRFTDAAASKVKTLLDEEQNDALKLRVYVTGGGCSGFQYGFTFDEKVNEGDFTVEKQGVQLVVDPMSLQYLVGGEVDYTSGLEGSRFFVKNPNATTTCGCGASFSV, via the coding sequence ATGACTGAACAAGCTGAAGATACAATGCCAATCCGTTTTACCGACGCGGCAGCTTCAAAGGTAAAAACCTTGTTGGACGAAGAGCAAAATGATGCGCTTAAGTTACGTGTATATGTAACGGGTGGTGGCTGCTCAGGTTTTCAGTACGGCTTTACGTTCGATGAGAAGGTAAATGAAGGTGACTTCACCGTGGAAAAACAAGGTGTTCAGTTAGTGGTTGACCCCATGAGCTTGCAATACCTAGTGGGTGGTGAAGTCGATTATACTTCGGGGCTTGAAGGTTCACGTTTCTTTGTGAAAAACCCTAACGCGACCACGACCTGTGGCTGTGGCGCAAGCTTCTCAGTATAA
- a CDS encoding DUF6776 family protein: MPNYHRWVDRMQVIERKIRPSSVYLLLLILVAFFTGVLTWDIWSSQHQVIANPSNARVAELSQALKAQAEALASRNLELSLEREANDNMQQMFLEQHQKQKELDRELAFYRSIMAPEHQADGVAIHELEMSPSLLANQYRVKLVLTQLKKRKQALKGKAELVFIGLQAGKVTQLALASLTEDKFNFSFRYFQSLETVVQFPDGFELSRVEVKVTVPSSRWSKGASAEQAFTVQELLNKTESMTEEVGDDSVEDANKQGVSPSQDDIITPESDSASSQVQPENHANESALPLISPESRLLLEQNGQVSDNSAQ, encoded by the coding sequence ATGCCAAATTATCATCGCTGGGTCGATCGCATGCAAGTCATTGAGCGAAAAATTAGACCTTCGAGCGTTTATCTGTTGTTGCTAATCTTAGTGGCATTTTTTACTGGTGTCTTAACGTGGGATATTTGGTCGTCTCAGCATCAAGTTATTGCTAATCCATCTAATGCGCGCGTAGCTGAACTTAGTCAGGCGTTAAAAGCCCAAGCTGAGGCGCTGGCATCTCGTAATTTAGAGTTGTCGCTCGAGCGTGAAGCAAACGATAATATGCAGCAGATGTTTTTAGAGCAGCATCAGAAGCAGAAAGAGCTAGATCGTGAACTGGCATTTTATCGCAGTATTATGGCGCCTGAACATCAAGCCGACGGGGTAGCGATTCACGAGTTAGAGATGAGCCCGAGTCTGCTAGCTAACCAATACCGAGTTAAGTTAGTGCTTACTCAGCTGAAAAAGCGAAAGCAAGCGCTGAAAGGTAAAGCTGAGCTTGTATTTATCGGTCTTCAAGCAGGTAAGGTGACTCAGCTAGCGCTAGCTAGTTTAACTGAGGATAAGTTTAATTTTAGCTTTAGATATTTTCAGAGCCTAGAAACGGTCGTGCAGTTTCCCGATGGATTTGAACTATCCCGTGTGGAAGTAAAGGTCACGGTACCATCGAGTCGTTGGAGCAAAGGCGCGTCAGCCGAGCAGGCATTTACGGTTCAGGAGCTGCTGAACAAGACTGAATCAATGACCGAGGAGGTTGGTGATGATTCAGTTGAAGATGCAAATAAGCAAGGAGTAAGCCCTTCTCAAGATGATATCATCACCCCAGAGAGCGACTCAGCATCGTCTCAAGTACAGCCTGAAAATCATGCCAATGAGTCGGCTTTACCACTGATTTCACCTGAGTCACGACTATTACTTGAACAAAATGGTCAGGTATCGGATAATTCCGCTCAGTAA
- a CDS encoding chloride channel protein, producing MQLTINSLIKQCQKYLNTDLKDKLSQAQISVQLCGLALAFALVASAVIILFRLLLLGLNTFTQTQEWDFTGNFGDWRVLLPLLGAILIWIVAVLGSKRYKRMGIAYVMHRMKLHYGKIPLQSAPGQFFQALFALATNFSVGREGPAIHLGAVSASVMAEKFKLPDNSVRIMCASGIAAGIAAIFNSPLAAVIFVFEVVLREYKVHYFFPIMLSAICGALSSQLVFGNIHEYEQIGINHIPLSQYPLLLVCGVTLGCIAALFNHTLLRVTDKGQQWPLIYRLLLAGGITTIIGIFLPQALGSGDLAITHAISDNPSLLLLIGLLIGKIVATIGAIGLGIPGGIIGPLFGIGALIGAILAVISAFFFPSVTPYVGLYTIIGMTAMMGVCLSAPLAALVALLELTNNASIILPSMFVTIPAFLIAHQAFHTKSLFYRQMDIMGLDYKISSIKLGLQKKGVRAVMDKRFVIVKDNNELLLEVLKRAEGRSVLVQNNLGEMEMLQLELQFVDDMSTLTRHPIQGLADTCTLKEVYEVLSRDRRGEVFIYQDSIDKVVGVISWAMLQKEINSGQI from the coding sequence GTGCAGCTAACAATTAATAGCCTCATTAAGCAATGCCAGAAATACCTCAATACCGATCTCAAAGATAAGCTATCACAAGCCCAGATCAGTGTGCAGCTTTGTGGTCTCGCGCTCGCTTTTGCTCTAGTGGCATCGGCGGTGATAATACTATTTCGCCTGTTATTACTCGGATTAAACACTTTCACCCAAACTCAAGAGTGGGATTTTACTGGCAACTTTGGTGACTGGCGAGTGCTATTGCCACTTTTAGGGGCGATATTAATCTGGATCGTGGCGGTTTTGGGATCTAAACGCTACAAGCGCATGGGAATCGCCTATGTCATGCACCGCATGAAATTGCATTATGGCAAGATCCCACTGCAATCTGCGCCTGGGCAATTTTTCCAAGCATTGTTTGCATTGGCAACTAATTTTTCAGTGGGGCGAGAGGGACCCGCCATCCATCTCGGTGCGGTCAGTGCGAGTGTGATGGCAGAGAAGTTTAAATTGCCAGACAACAGTGTACGCATCATGTGCGCTAGTGGGATCGCCGCAGGAATAGCGGCAATCTTTAACTCCCCCTTAGCGGCGGTTATCTTTGTCTTTGAGGTAGTACTTAGAGAGTACAAAGTCCACTACTTCTTCCCAATCATGCTCTCGGCAATTTGTGGCGCACTGAGCAGCCAATTAGTATTTGGTAATATCCATGAATATGAGCAGATTGGTATTAATCATATTCCCTTATCTCAATATCCTCTTTTGCTCGTCTGCGGCGTTACACTTGGCTGTATCGCAGCGCTATTTAATCACACGCTTTTGCGAGTCACTGACAAGGGTCAGCAGTGGCCTTTGATCTACCGCCTTTTATTAGCTGGCGGTATCACTACGATCATTGGCATATTTCTCCCCCAAGCATTAGGCAGTGGCGATCTTGCAATCACCCATGCGATTAGCGACAACCCAAGCTTACTTTTATTGATAGGCCTTTTGATCGGTAAAATCGTGGCTACCATTGGCGCTATTGGGCTAGGTATTCCAGGCGGGATCATAGGCCCATTATTTGGTATTGGCGCGTTAATTGGTGCAATTTTGGCCGTTATCAGTGCCTTTTTCTTTCCGTCGGTGACTCCTTATGTTGGTCTCTATACCATTATTGGTATGACCGCCATGATGGGCGTTTGTCTAAGTGCCCCCTTAGCCGCACTCGTTGCATTACTTGAACTGACTAACAATGCATCGATCATTTTGCCTTCGATGTTTGTGACGATTCCGGCGTTTTTGATCGCTCACCAAGCGTTCCATACAAAATCGCTGTTTTACCGCCAAATGGATATTATGGGGCTCGATTATAAAATCTCTTCCATTAAACTAGGACTTCAGAAAAAGGGCGTGAGAGCCGTTATGGATAAACGCTTTGTAATTGTCAAAGATAATAATGAGCTACTACTCGAAGTATTAAAACGCGCCGAAGGTCGCTCGGTACTGGTGCAAAACAACCTAGGCGAAATGGAGATGCTGCAGCTTGAGCTTCAGTTCGTGGATGACATGAGTACCTTAACTCGTCACCCGATCCAAGGACTGGCAGATACCTGCACCCTAAAAGAAGTGTATGAGGTACTATCAAGAGACAGAAGAGGAGAAGTGTTCATCTATCAAGATAGCATCGACAAAGTCGTGGGGGTGATTAGCTGGGCAATGCTGCAAAAAGAGATTAATTCGGGACAAATATAA